In Procambarus clarkii isolate CNS0578487 chromosome 60, FALCON_Pclarkii_2.0, whole genome shotgun sequence, one genomic interval encodes:
- the LOC123753260 gene encoding skin secretory protein xP2-like, with product MTTPVPADMNMTTPVPADMNMTTPVPADMNMTTPVPADMNMTTPVPADMNMTTPVPADMNMTTPVPADMNMTTPVPADMNMTTPVPADMNMTTPVPADMNMTTPVPADMNMTTPVPADMNVTTPVPADMNMTTPVPADMNMTTPVPADMTTPVPADMNMTTPVPADMNVTTPVPADMSMTTPVPADMNM from the coding sequence ATGACAACCCCAGTGCCAGCTGACATGAACATGACAACCCCAGTGCCAGCTGACATGAACATGACAACCCCAGTGCCAGCTGACATGAACATGACAACCCCAGTGCCAGCTGACATGAACATGACAACCCCAGTGCCAGCTGACATGAACATGACAACCCCAGTGCCAGCTGACATGAACATGACAACCCCAGTGCCAGCTGACATGAACATGACAACCCCAGTGCCAGCTGACATGAACATGACAACCCCAGTGCCAGCTGACATGAACATGACAACCCCAGTGCCAGCTGACATGAACATGACAACCCCAGTGCCAGCTGACATGAACATGACAACCCCAGTGCCAGCTGACATGAACGTGACAACCCCAGTGCCAGCTGACATGAACATGACAACCCCAGTGCCAGCTGACATGAACATGACAACCCCAGTGCCAGCTGACATGACAACCCCAGTGCCAGCTGACATGAACATGACAACCCCAGTGCCAGCTGACATGAACGTGACAACCCCAGTGCCAGCTGACATGAGCATGACAACCCCAGTGCCAGCTGACATGAACATGTGA